The following are encoded together in the Prionailurus viverrinus isolate Anna chromosome B3, UM_Priviv_1.0, whole genome shotgun sequence genome:
- the CIDEB gene encoding cell death activator CIDE-B isoform X3 — MEYLSALNPSGLLRSVSSMSSEFGRKVWTSPPPPQRPFRVCDHKRTTRKGLTAATRQELLDKALEALLLSGMLTLVLEEDGTAVESEDFFQLLEDDTCLMVLEYGQSWTPSRSGVLSYGLGREKPKHSKDIARITFDVYKQNPRDLFGSLNIKATFYGLYSMSCDFQGLGPKKVLRFIPRDTL; from the exons ATGGAGTACCTCTCAGCCCTGAACCCCAGCGGCCTGCTCAG GTCAGTATCCAGTATGAGCTCTGAGTTTGGCAGGAAAGTCTGGACTTCACCTCCACCACCCCAGCGACCTTTCCGTGTCTGTGATCACAAGCGAACCACTCGGAAAGGTCTGACAGCTGCCACCCGCCAGGAACTGCTAGACAAG GCACTGGAGGCCCTGCTGCTGAGTGGAATGCTAACACTGGTGCTGGAGGAGGATGGAACCGCCGTGGAGAGTGAGGACTTCTTCCAGCTTTTGGAGGATGACACGTGCCTGATGGTGCTGGAGTATGGGCAGAGCTGGACCCCCAGCAGG AGTGGGGTGCTGTCATACGGCCTGGGCCGGGAGAAGCCCAAGCACAGCAAGGACATCGCCCGTATCACCTTTGATGTATACAAGCAAAACCCTCGAGACCTCTTTGGCAGCCTCAATATCAAAGCCACATTCTATGGGCTCTACTCCATGAGTTGTGACTTTCAAGGACTCGGCCCAAAGAAAGTACTCAG ATTCATTCCAAGAGACACACTGTGA
- the CIDEB gene encoding cell death activator CIDE-B isoform X1 has protein sequence MEYLSALNPSGLLRSVSSMSSEFGRKVWTSPPPPQRPFRVCDHKRTTRKGLTAATRQELLDKALEALLLSGMLTLVLEEDGTAVESEDFFQLLEDDTCLMVLEYGQSWTPSRSGVLSYGLGREKPKHSKDIARITFDVYKQNPRDLFGSLNIKATFYGLYSMSCDFQGLGPKKVLREFLRWTSALLQGLGHMLLGISSSLRHLIEGAEQWHWQRQGRLHPY, from the exons ATGGAGTACCTCTCAGCCCTGAACCCCAGCGGCCTGCTCAG GTCAGTATCCAGTATGAGCTCTGAGTTTGGCAGGAAAGTCTGGACTTCACCTCCACCACCCCAGCGACCTTTCCGTGTCTGTGATCACAAGCGAACCACTCGGAAAGGTCTGACAGCTGCCACCCGCCAGGAACTGCTAGACAAG GCACTGGAGGCCCTGCTGCTGAGTGGAATGCTAACACTGGTGCTGGAGGAGGATGGAACCGCCGTGGAGAGTGAGGACTTCTTCCAGCTTTTGGAGGATGACACGTGCCTGATGGTGCTGGAGTATGGGCAGAGCTGGACCCCCAGCAGG AGTGGGGTGCTGTCATACGGCCTGGGCCGGGAGAAGCCCAAGCACAGCAAGGACATCGCCCGTATCACCTTTGATGTATACAAGCAAAACCCTCGAGACCTCTTTGGCAGCCTCAATATCAAAGCCACATTCTATGGGCTCTACTCCATGAGTTGTGACTTTCAAGGACTCGGCCCAAAGAAAGTACTCAG GGAGTTCCTCCGTTGGACCTCTGCACTGCTGCAAGGGCTGGGCCATATGTTGCTGGGAATTTCCTCCAGCCTTCGCCATTTAATAGAAGGGGCCGAACAATGGCATTGGCAGCGGCAGGGTCGCCTTCATCCCTACTGA
- the CIDEB gene encoding cell death activator CIDE-B isoform X2, translating to MSSEFGRKVWTSPPPPQRPFRVCDHKRTTRKGLTAATRQELLDKALEALLLSGMLTLVLEEDGTAVESEDFFQLLEDDTCLMVLEYGQSWTPSRSGVLSYGLGREKPKHSKDIARITFDVYKQNPRDLFGSLNIKATFYGLYSMSCDFQGLGPKKVLREFLRWTSALLQGLGHMLLGISSSLRHLIEGAEQWHWQRQGRLHPY from the exons ATGAGCTCTGAGTTTGGCAGGAAAGTCTGGACTTCACCTCCACCACCCCAGCGACCTTTCCGTGTCTGTGATCACAAGCGAACCACTCGGAAAGGTCTGACAGCTGCCACCCGCCAGGAACTGCTAGACAAG GCACTGGAGGCCCTGCTGCTGAGTGGAATGCTAACACTGGTGCTGGAGGAGGATGGAACCGCCGTGGAGAGTGAGGACTTCTTCCAGCTTTTGGAGGATGACACGTGCCTGATGGTGCTGGAGTATGGGCAGAGCTGGACCCCCAGCAGG AGTGGGGTGCTGTCATACGGCCTGGGCCGGGAGAAGCCCAAGCACAGCAAGGACATCGCCCGTATCACCTTTGATGTATACAAGCAAAACCCTCGAGACCTCTTTGGCAGCCTCAATATCAAAGCCACATTCTATGGGCTCTACTCCATGAGTTGTGACTTTCAAGGACTCGGCCCAAAGAAAGTACTCAG GGAGTTCCTCCGTTGGACCTCTGCACTGCTGCAAGGGCTGGGCCATATGTTGCTGGGAATTTCCTCCAGCCTTCGCCATTTAATAGAAGGGGCCGAACAATGGCATTGGCAGCGGCAGGGTCGCCTTCATCCCTACTGA